In Pseudothermotoga hypogea DSM 11164 = NBRC 106472, the following are encoded in one genomic region:
- a CDS encoding heavy metal translocating P-type ATPase, with the protein MESCEVCHVDHKERRSSTLFLLILSGSSLLVSLLMGKPQISLFAYLLSGFEVFKKTIKNFARLKFFDENSLMSIATLGALFLGEFPEAATVMVLYRFGEFIEHYTIDRSRREMKKLLTESPRYAWRLKQDSIEQVHVDELMVGDVVLVRLGEKVPSDGIVVEGSAQINVSHLTGEPLPQAVTVGENVYAGSIVENGTLKVKISKRYRDSSMARVVELVQKAQERKTKAERFITKFARYYTPAVVIGAVVLIFVLRFVFALNFSESLYRSLILLVISCPCALVLSVPLTYVAALGKASRKGIFLKGAQYLDAIADVENVVFDKTGTLTETTLELASVEPQEGFSRDEVLFLAAHAALGSNHPLSRTLSESFKVNASLLKDSKEIPGLGVKAVVADRLVHLGNDRFLHEEHVEHPKSVCEAKAKVVHLGVDGQYAGTFVFKEKLKNTAQETVKKLRQAGLKVYVMSGDSEGAVKEVTENLGQVQYFANLRPEDKLALLEERIMKDGTTMFVGDGVNDAPALSRSNVGVAMNSLGNDSAIEIADAVLMNAEPIQVWHLFTISKRTRWIVLQNIVLAIGTKVAFMILAAMGKATMWQGVFADTGVMILCTFNAFRLLFSSLSPSVSKSGTGMKDNF; encoded by the coding sequence GATCACAAAGAAAGACGCTCTTCGACCCTCTTTTTGTTGATCCTCTCAGGTTCTTCGCTTCTTGTATCTTTGCTCATGGGAAAACCGCAGATTTCGTTGTTCGCTTATCTTTTGTCAGGCTTCGAAGTTTTCAAGAAGACTATCAAGAATTTTGCTCGACTCAAGTTCTTCGATGAAAACAGTCTGATGAGCATCGCCACACTTGGCGCTTTGTTTCTTGGAGAATTTCCAGAGGCAGCAACCGTGATGGTTCTTTACAGGTTCGGAGAGTTCATCGAACATTACACCATCGACAGATCTCGAAGAGAGATGAAAAAGCTTTTGACTGAATCGCCGAGGTACGCGTGGAGGTTGAAACAGGACTCGATTGAGCAGGTTCACGTGGACGAACTGATGGTGGGAGATGTAGTTCTCGTGAGGCTCGGTGAGAAGGTTCCAAGCGATGGAATCGTAGTTGAAGGATCGGCACAGATCAACGTGTCCCATCTCACGGGCGAACCTCTGCCACAAGCCGTAACCGTAGGAGAAAATGTCTACGCTGGTTCCATAGTGGAAAACGGGACCTTGAAGGTGAAAATATCCAAAAGATACAGAGATTCATCGATGGCGAGAGTGGTCGAGCTCGTGCAGAAAGCCCAGGAGAGGAAGACAAAGGCGGAAAGGTTCATCACGAAGTTCGCAAGGTACTACACTCCCGCCGTTGTCATCGGTGCGGTCGTGCTGATCTTCGTGCTCCGTTTTGTTTTTGCTCTGAACTTCTCTGAATCTCTCTACAGATCCCTCATTCTCCTGGTAATCTCTTGTCCCTGTGCGCTGGTGCTCAGCGTACCGTTGACCTACGTCGCGGCGCTCGGAAAGGCTTCGAGAAAGGGAATATTCTTGAAAGGCGCACAGTACTTGGATGCGATCGCGGATGTCGAGAACGTCGTCTTCGACAAAACTGGCACGTTGACCGAGACAACGCTCGAACTTGCCTCCGTTGAACCCCAGGAAGGGTTCTCCAGAGATGAAGTCTTGTTCTTAGCGGCACATGCGGCTTTAGGCTCGAACCATCCCTTGTCGAGGACGCTCTCTGAATCCTTCAAGGTCAATGCGAGCTTGCTGAAGGATTCGAAAGAAATTCCGGGGCTCGGTGTGAAAGCCGTCGTCGCGGATAGGCTCGTCCATCTCGGCAACGACAGGTTTCTGCACGAAGAACACGTGGAGCATCCGAAGAGTGTGTGCGAAGCTAAGGCAAAGGTGGTGCACCTTGGTGTCGATGGACAGTACGCGGGAACGTTCGTTTTCAAGGAGAAACTGAAGAACACAGCGCAGGAGACTGTGAAAAAGTTGAGACAGGCAGGCTTGAAGGTGTACGTGATGAGCGGAGATTCTGAGGGTGCGGTCAAAGAAGTCACGGAGAATTTAGGGCAAGTTCAGTACTTCGCCAACCTTCGACCCGAAGACAAACTTGCGCTGTTGGAAGAAAGGATCATGAAAGATGGGACAACAATGTTCGTGGGCGATGGCGTCAACGATGCTCCGGCGCTTTCACGGAGCAACGTTGGCGTTGCCATGAACTCGCTTGGAAACGATAGTGCGATCGAGATCGCCGATGCCGTGCTGATGAACGCAGAACCGATACAGGTATGGCACCTCTTCACGATTTCTAAAAGAACCAGGTGGATCGTTCTTCAAAACATCGTCCTTGCCATCGGTACAAAAGTGGCATTCATGATTTTGGCTGCAATGGGTAAGGCAACCATGTGGCAAGGTGTCTTCGCCGACACGGGTGTAATGATTCTTTGTACTTTCAATGCGTTCAGGCTTCTCTTCTCAAGCCTCAGCCCTTCTGTCTCCAAATCTGGTACGGGGATGAAAGATAACTTCTGA